The Pseudomonadota bacterium genome contains the following window.
CGGATGAAGCGTTCTTTGAAGACGATAGAGACGACCAAGCAATTGTTGATGTTTATAATGAAAAATCAGGCATCATTGATGGTGATGCGGATACAGAAGTTGACCTCGCATCGTATGCATACCAGATATGGAAGAATGCAATTACCGCCAACCCATCGCTCCAGAAAATAATCCCTGAATTACCACCAGTCATATACGGAACAAAATTGCACTATCCCGATGAAAAAGAGCCTGAAGGGGTGCTGGTATATCTCCGAACAGCAGATGACAACGATTCCCTTGCCTGGATGGGCAAAGATGGGAAAAGCGTTACGGAGTCACAATTTTCCATACTCAAAGCTGCTGAATGTAAGCCTGACACCACGCCGTTACCACGTATGGAAAATCATCACATATTAGTTCAAAAAGCAGTAGAGCTAATAGTTGAAGAAGAGAAAAGCATCGGCGGCCAATTGGGAAGACCATCAGGAGCCAGATTCAGGACGTATGAGAGATTAAAACGCTATACTGAAGAGATAAAAGGTACGCTCTTTGAATCCCAGGAACTGCTCAAAGCAATAGATGATATTTACCACCACCCCCTCCGACAATCAGCTATCGATACCCTTAACCGCCAGTTAAGAAGTGGTATATCTGATGAAATGCTTGCGCAGCTTGTTATAGCCCTTCGTGATGAAGACCGTCTTTGTATAATTCACAAAGAAGAACAGACACAGGAACCGCGCATCATCTGTTCTATGGGGCTTGTGAAAGGTGAATAACGATGCCTATTGAAATAGATAGGGCTCGTAACTGTCTCAAATCCTGTGATTTTAAATTGCTTCTCATTGAGGAACTTGGTTGGGACCATTATTCTACACAGCTTGAAATCTCAGTTGATGGACAGAATTACGTTCTTGAAGCAGTTGCAGAGAAAAAGGGGATGGTCATTTTCCTCTGTTTAAACCCAGATGATAAAAACATACCGACTTATCCTGTAAGACGTAAAATAGAACGCCAGGTTGCAAGGTCTGTCCATGAGCACATCATAATCTACTTAGATGATAACAGGACAACCCAGATATGGCAGTGGGTGAAACGAGAGTTGGGGAAACCCACCGCATGTCGTGAACATACCTTCCATGTGAATCAACCCGGCGATTCTCTCATCCAGAAATTACAAACGTTAGCTTTTAGTCTCGAGGAAGAAGAAAATCTCACCATTGTGGATGTGGCAGGAAGAACACGTTCTGCCTTTGATGTAGAAAAGGTAACAAAAAAATTCTATGACCGATTTAAGACAGAACACGATGCATTCCTCAAATTCATCGAGGGAATTCCTGATGAAGAGATGCTCCGATGGTATACATCGGTGATGCTCAACAGGCTTATGTTCATATACTTTATTCAAAAAAAAGGTTTTCTCGATAGCGATGACAATTATTTGAGAAACAAACTTGTCCAGAGTAAAGAAAAAAGTAAAGACTGTTTTTATAAAGCGTTTCTCTGCCCGCTTTTCTTTGAGGGATTTGCAAAAAAGGAAGATGAGCGGTCAGAAGAAATGAACCATCTGCTTGGGAAAATCCCGTATCTTAATGGTGGCCTGTTTTTAAAACACCAGATAGAAGAACTCTACGGTGAACAGATTGAAATTACTGACAACGCTTTTGAGAAACTCTTTGATTTTTTTGACCAGTACCAATGGTATCTCGATGAACGTCCACTTCGGGCTGACAATGAAATCAACCCGGATGTCCTCGGTTACATCTTCGAGAAATACATCAACCAGAAACAAATGGGCGCGTACTACACGAAAGAGGACATCACTGAATACATAAGCAAAAACACTGTTATCCCATTCCTCTTTGATGCAGCGAGACAGAAATGCAATATTGCTTTTGAGGGTGAACAATCTGTTTGGAAACTGCTGCAATCCGATCCAGACCGGTATATTTACAAAGCTGTTCGCAAAGGTGTTAACCTGCCGCTTCCTGAAGAGATTGCCGTTGGTTTGAACGATGTCTCGAAGCGCACAGAGTGGAACAAGTCAGCCCCGGAAGAGTATGCTCTGCCTACTGAAATCTGGCGTGAGGTTGTGGCACGGCGCAAATGGTATGAAAAAGTAAAGGCAAAGGCTATTGCCGACGAAATAACTTCAATTAATGACTTCATCACATACAATCTGAACATACGTCAGTTTGCCCAGGATGTAATTGAGAACTGTGAGGGACCTGAATTGCTCCGGGCATTCTGGCACGCCATCGTCGGAAAGATACCGGAAAAATCGAATGAAAAATTTGAGAACGGTATCACAGTGCTTGACCCTACCTGTGGTTCCGGTGCATTCCTTTTTGCTGCCCTTAACGTTCTTGAGCCACTCTATGAAGCCTGTCTCGACAGGATGGAGGTTTTTCTCGATGACTTGGGGCGGTCAGGAGAGAAACGCCGTTCTGATAAATATGGAGATTTCAAGAAAATACTCAAGAGGATAGACAACCACCCCAATAGACGATACTTCATTCTTAAATCGATCATCATAAATAACCTATTCGGTGTGGATATTATGGAGGAGGCAGTTGAGATCTGCAAGCTCCGGCTCTTCCTCAAGCTTGTGGCTCAGGTAGATGAAGCAGAGAAGATTGAGCCTTTACCCGACATTGATTTCAACATCAGAGCGGGGAATACGCTGGTTGGTTTTGCTACGTATGAAGATGTCGAAAAAACGGTCACGAGCAGACTGGGTACAGCAAATACCATGGCAAAAATCAGAAAGAACGCACAGGAGTTGGACGAGCTGTTTAACCTCTTCCGGCAAATGCAAACAGAGCAAGGCATGGATTCTCATGATTATTCCGATGCAAAGGAAGAGGTAAACAAAAGACTCAAAATTCTGGAAGATGAGTTGAATCTCTATCTCGCTGGGGAATACGGAGTCGACGCCAGGGAAAAGACTCATTACGAGGCATGGCGTTCTTTGTATAAGCCATTTCACTGGCTTGTTGAATTCTACGGCATTTTGAAAGATGGCGGATTCGATGTTATCATCGGGAATCCCCCTTATGTGGAATACGTGAAGGTTAGGAAAGCTTACTCGGTAAAAGGTTACGTTACTGAGGCGTCCTCTAACTTGTACGCCTTTGTTACCGAGCGAAGCCTAACACTAATGAACAGGGCAGGTGGTTTCGGTTTCATTGTTCCAATAAGTATCGGGTGTACCCAACGAATGAAATCAGTTCAAGACTACATCGGGAGCATGACTCATAACGCATGGTTCAGTAATTATGCAGAGCGCCCAAGCAAGTTGTTCGTTGGCGCCGAAGTCCTGTTGTCAATTATTATTGCACGAGGGTCTGGACTTATCGGTGAGCGAAATCAATTCACGACTGGATTTACCAAGTGGACTACTGATGAACGTCCCGTTTTGTTTGACCGAATTACATATTGCCAATTTACAAATAAACCGAAACTTTACGTAGTTCCAAAACTTGCAGTTCTAACAGAAATTGCAATCTTACGCAAACTGGTCTCTCGTTCCGGTTCACTAAGTCTCAGTCTGCACAACCGCTCCAATCATACAGTTTTCTATCGAATTGGTGGGGGTCGTTACTGGAAAATTTTTACTAACTTCCAGCCACGCTTCGTGCTGAACGGTGAGTTGGGAGTTTCCAGTCGTGAGAATTATCTGTATTTTGCCTCCGAAACCATCCGCGATGCTGCCATCTCTGTTCTCAGTAGCTCCTTATTCTATTGGTATTTCATCCAGACAACCAACTGTCG
Protein-coding sequences here:
- a CDS encoding Eco57I restriction-modification methylase domain-containing protein; translation: MPIEIDRARNCLKSCDFKLLLIEELGWDHYSTQLEISVDGQNYVLEAVAEKKGMVIFLCLNPDDKNIPTYPVRRKIERQVARSVHEHIIIYLDDNRTTQIWQWVKRELGKPTACREHTFHVNQPGDSLIQKLQTLAFSLEEEENLTIVDVAGRTRSAFDVEKVTKKFYDRFKTEHDAFLKFIEGIPDEEMLRWYTSVMLNRLMFIYFIQKKGFLDSDDNYLRNKLVQSKEKSKDCFYKAFLCPLFFEGFAKKEDERSEEMNHLLGKIPYLNGGLFLKHQIEELYGEQIEITDNAFEKLFDFFDQYQWYLDERPLRADNEINPDVLGYIFEKYINQKQMGAYYTKEDITEYISKNTVIPFLFDAARQKCNIAFEGEQSVWKLLQSDPDRYIYKAVRKGVNLPLPEEIAVGLNDVSKRTEWNKSAPEEYALPTEIWREVVARRKWYEKVKAKAIADEITSINDFITYNLNIRQFAQDVIENCEGPELLRAFWHAIVGKIPEKSNEKFENGITVLDPTCGSGAFLFAALNVLEPLYEACLDRMEVFLDDLGRSGEKRRSDKYGDFKKILKRIDNHPNRRYFILKSIIINNLFGVDIMEEAVEICKLRLFLKLVAQVDEAEKIEPLPDIDFNIRAGNTLVGFATYEDVEKTVTSRLGTANTMAKIRKNAQELDELFNLFRQMQTEQGMDSHDYSDAKEEVNKRLKILEDELNLYLAGEYGVDAREKTHYEAWRSLYKPFHWLVEFYGILKDGGFDVIIGNPPYVEYVKVRKAYSVKGYVTEASSNLYAFVTERSLTLMNRAGGFGFIVPISIGCTQRMKSVQDYIGSMTHNAWFSNYAERPSKLFVGAEVLLSIIIARGSGLIGERNQFTTGFTKWTTDERPVLFDRITYCQFTNKPKLYVVPKLAVLTEIAILRKLVSRSGSLSLSLHNRSNHTVFYRIGGGRYWKIFTNFQPRFVLNGELGVSSRENYLYFASETIRDAAISVLSSSLFYWYFIQTTNCRDLNPSDLQEFPINLGSISKDNLSALVELCGKLMKDYSEKSAMKEKTSSLTGNIIYQEFYPRHSKPLIDEIDRVLARHYGFTDEELDFIINYDIKYRMGLGSQEDE